The following coding sequences lie in one Fimbriiglobus ruber genomic window:
- a CDS encoding type II toxin-antitoxin system VapC family toxin, with protein MRLLLDTHAFLWWLDDPGLLSDTARVEIANPRNAVFVSAVCIQEIVIKKSINRLTCIEPLLPLIAENRFSSLPITVEHAQAMRDLPLLHKDPFDRQLVAQCQVEALTLVTRDDIIPRYGIPILAA; from the coding sequence GTGAGGCTGCTTCTCGACACCCACGCCTTCCTGTGGTGGCTGGACGACCCGGGGCTTCTTTCGGACACAGCCCGCGTGGAAATCGCCAATCCGCGAAACGCCGTGTTCGTGAGCGCGGTGTGCATCCAGGAAATCGTCATTAAGAAATCCATAAACCGGCTGACCTGCATCGAACCCCTGCTGCCGTTAATCGCAGAGAACCGGTTTTCATCGCTTCCCATCACCGTTGAACATGCCCAGGCGATGCGGGATTTGCCGCTCCTGCATAAAGACCCTTTCGACCGGCAGCTGGTCGCCCAATGCCAAGTCGAAGCCTTGACCCTCGTTACGCGCGACGACATCATCCCCAGATACGGAATTCCCATACTGGCGGCTTAA
- a CDS encoding type II toxin-antitoxin system Phd/YefM family antitoxin — protein MHIENIHNAKAHLSQLIKRALAGEDVVIARAGELLVRLIPVQQDVTPRQGGQLKGRILIAENFDRFDGEVERLFYGETE, from the coding sequence ATGCATATTGAAAACATCCATAACGCCAAAGCCCATCTCTCGCAACTCATCAAACGGGCGCTCGCGGGGGAAGACGTTGTGATCGCCAGGGCGGGTGAGTTGCTGGTGCGGCTGATTCCCGTTCAGCAGGACGTGACGCCCCGGCAGGGCGGCCAGTTGAAAGGCAGAATCCTCATCGCGGAGAATTTCGACAGGTTCGATGGCGAGGTGGAACGCCTCTTCTACGGCGAGACGGAGTGA
- a CDS encoding ribbon-helix-helix domain-containing protein — MFQSTRELARTVLRLLDEREQESRVKLKWLCGEIRKGLDSGPATPLDLEEIKRLGRERMHAVNGTPP, encoded by the coding sequence ATGTTCCAATCGACGAGGGAATTGGCCCGCACGGTCCTGCGTCTTCTTGATGAGCGGGAACAGGAAAGCCGGGTCAAGCTGAAATGGCTTTGCGGAGAAATTCGAAAGGGCTTGGACAGCGGCCCCGCCACTCCTCTCGATCTCGAAGAGATCAAGCGTCTGGGCAGGGAGCGAATGCATGCGGTGAACGGCACGCCCCCATGA
- a CDS encoding tyrosine-type recombinase/integrase: protein MTDSGLLAPLPFGSLSDLPAVCEVSPREVLRARVSEAYQSWLTKSPSRDTRSNYDRDLRQFLAYASLPDDGFDGLLTIRPHQVSAWRDHLHEQGLTNSSIVRKLSALRSLYSYLQIYGYVGANPAHSDFVTSPSVPRDGKTVGLSPEDCRRLLDASAATPAGIRDAALFAVLAYTGCRVGELTRLKVGSYRQNGTHRVLEIMGKGGKERQTALHPEAVERLEAWLDAASIHDDSRGALFRPQASPHGNGRTGFAPRALTRRAVQLLVEGYVRRLKLDPNVTVHSFRVTALTTARERGSDIIDLQEFAGHADPRTTLTYIRHRDRLSKSPAYVLRY from the coding sequence ATGACGGATTCCGGTTTACTCGCCCCCCTTCCTTTCGGTTCTTTATCTGACTTACCGGCCGTGTGCGAAGTATCCCCACGGGAGGTATTACGCGCGCGTGTCAGCGAAGCCTACCAGTCCTGGTTGACCAAATCCCCATCCCGCGACACGAGAAGCAATTACGACCGGGATCTTCGGCAATTTCTGGCGTATGCGAGCCTTCCCGACGACGGATTCGACGGGTTACTCACCATTCGGCCCCATCAAGTTTCAGCGTGGCGGGACCATCTGCATGAGCAAGGACTGACCAACAGCTCGATCGTGAGGAAGCTGTCTGCCCTGCGGTCCTTGTATTCTTACCTTCAAATCTATGGGTATGTCGGGGCGAATCCGGCCCATAGTGACTTTGTGACCTCCCCGTCGGTCCCGCGCGACGGGAAGACGGTCGGGTTGTCGCCCGAGGATTGCCGAAGACTGCTCGATGCCTCTGCGGCCACCCCGGCCGGGATACGGGACGCGGCACTATTCGCCGTCCTCGCCTATACCGGGTGCCGGGTCGGTGAACTCACGCGGTTGAAGGTCGGAAGCTACCGGCAGAACGGTACACATCGCGTTTTGGAGATCATGGGCAAGGGCGGGAAGGAACGGCAAACCGCTTTGCATCCCGAGGCGGTCGAGCGATTGGAAGCATGGCTGGACGCCGCAAGCATTCACGACGATTCGCGAGGTGCCTTGTTCCGCCCACAGGCATCACCCCACGGAAACGGCCGTACCGGGTTCGCTCCCCGCGCCCTCACCCGCCGCGCGGTTCAGTTGCTGGTGGAAGGCTATGTGCGCCGTCTAAAGCTCGATCCGAACGTAACGGTGCATTCGTTCCGGGTGACGGCTCTGACCACTGCCCGCGAGCGGGGCAGCGACATTATCGATTTGCAAGAATTCGCCGGGCATGCGGACCCGAGGACCACCCTGACCTATATTCGCCACCGCGACCGGCTCAGCAAGTCGCCCGCCTATGTCCTGCGTTACTGA
- a CDS encoding PIN domain-containing protein — MAPIRMRSIVLDASSLLAFLLMEKGCEFVSSHLRAGLISAVNYSEVLTCTIDLGKPLTETIAEIGRLELSIVPHDAELAAIAASLRPKVKSLGLSFTDRSCLALGLSRQLPVLTGDRSWTQAGLDLEIILIR, encoded by the coding sequence ATGGCACCGATTCGGATGCGTAGTATCGTTTTGGACGCTTCCAGCCTTCTGGCCTTCCTGTTGATGGAAAAAGGCTGCGAATTCGTGAGTTCCCATTTGCGCGCCGGGCTCATTTCGGCGGTGAATTATTCCGAAGTGCTTACCTGCACGATCGACCTGGGGAAACCGTTGACGGAAACAATTGCGGAGATCGGCCGCCTTGAACTGTCGATCGTACCGCACGATGCGGAACTCGCAGCTATCGCCGCATCGCTGCGGCCGAAAGTCAAATCACTCGGACTGAGCTTCACAGATCGCTCCTGCCTCGCCTTGGGGCTATCTCGGCAGCTCCCGGTACTCACGGGCGATCGCAGCTGGACGCAAGCGGGGCTCGATTTAGAAATCATTCTCATCAGGTAG
- a CDS encoding AbrB/MazE/SpoVT family DNA-binding domain-containing protein has protein sequence MTKSFHARIADDGRVIIPAPLRKQLGLHPGDTVVLEQDGNALRISGYAHVIKEVQAAFAPYHVPGRSEVDELIAERRAEAFREEAEITALRARHGTDSDA, from the coding sequence ATGACGAAATCCTTTCATGCCCGCATCGCCGATGACGGTAGGGTAATCATTCCGGCCCCGCTCCGCAAGCAGCTCGGTTTACATCCTGGCGACACCGTTGTTCTCGAACAAGACGGCAACGCCCTGAGAATATCCGGTTACGCCCATGTCATTAAAGAAGTCCAGGCCGCTTTCGCGCCCTACCACGTTCCCGGACGAAGCGAAGTGGACGAATTAATCGCGGAACGCCGAGCCGAAGCGTTCCGCGAGGAAGCGGAAATTACCGCTTTGAGAGCCCGGCATGGCACCGATTCGGATGCGTAG
- a CDS encoding WD40 repeat domain-containing serine/threonine-protein kinase — translation MEELIAEEVAAFARQRKTIFGYTVRSFVAEGGMGVVYRVVDKLLQRDIALKTIRGNFQADESLRRRFLDEIRLSAQLQHPGIPPVHGAGIKPTEPPFFTMKFVEGQTLRALLDARPSPGHELGRLISLFAQVCQAVGYAHSRGIIHRDLTPQNIMVGAFGEVQVMDWGLAREVGPRVPTTNQPAQPWIDVVPDHQSGGLPPLSTGPAGTPGYMSPEQAVQESDHLTYASDVFSLGAILFEILTGESLYPKHANDDEIVWADLQDALNRLATNAGRLESGYLSLVSLVKDCLNRDPLLRPQTARDLAAQVTAVIEGAAERARRAEVQRQRLKVVVASLGAIVLVTMVLGGCAVWAAREADKQRQVADERLVDTRRLLDLHRTSGANLAASEGRWWVARNRLDEVDTRNRGFVWQLVDKQMTGQSFPMPGCTGDSMTIAMSVDGHQVVTVSADRSIRTWDVRSGRLVLHVNMGPGPPGPAVVFPNGRRVVAPAADGTVAVWDAVTGRMSGVIGQPKFEPDWLAVSADGTRIAGVGRGEVRVWNTSGLELFRTGGEDAPDRSPQSVAISYDGRTIATRSIENACVWDVSSGRRLLEIAGAGGGASGMYDLSLSPDGSTLATADWLFGSARIWDAKTGRMISQFLTGEVTTGVHGAVISPDGATVALYHVDGRIFLADLQTGEILGRYRSDGQTRSNTPLAFSPDGGLLYVAAPTATMFTIEVRESVALDGFANDDSHHPGSPAKHLTLSGDGRRAAAVWEDRVIRVWDTRTRKRLYEIDLQGTVVNDLALSQDGFDVTFVTAPGGDVEVRNIRTGERRRLPVGNPAPRSTRLFAGGTVYAVVDAQATTVISNSGTPLCVGPACSPSQLFGAAGSADGSTVVVGGDGIEVFDARVGTHITFDGFQARGCMCLSPDGRLGLFRRSERTTASTVVCETRTGKSLVRMTESLGATYDMEVAAFSPDASAVVAVGRWNGFLRLFDIQTGQEAAHFRFSSKRRTELNIALSVSDNGIVTASPDGTVRILDAAPSPPNPQTTQCLGDMEQLTARMEGLIRPDAEWHARSRVKYHKTGSVYSAIFHAAWEHRARGLQAMDVYNIDAAFREFLAAELFRGKAQTISW, via the coding sequence TTGGAAGAGCTGATCGCCGAGGAAGTGGCTGCCTTCGCCAGGCAACGGAAGACGATCTTCGGCTACACCGTTCGCAGTTTCGTCGCGGAGGGAGGAATGGGTGTAGTTTACCGGGTGGTAGACAAACTCCTCCAACGAGATATCGCGCTAAAAACCATTCGCGGCAACTTTCAGGCAGACGAATCCCTTCGCCGCCGGTTTCTAGACGAAATCCGGCTATCCGCGCAACTTCAACATCCCGGCATACCTCCCGTTCACGGGGCCGGTATCAAACCGACGGAGCCACCCTTCTTCACGATGAAGTTTGTAGAGGGTCAGACTCTGCGTGCCTTGCTCGATGCAAGACCGTCACCGGGCCACGAGCTGGGGCGGCTTATTTCGCTCTTCGCCCAAGTCTGTCAGGCGGTCGGGTACGCCCATAGCCGGGGCATCATCCACCGCGACCTGACACCTCAAAACATCATGGTCGGGGCATTCGGTGAGGTCCAAGTGATGGATTGGGGGCTCGCGCGGGAAGTTGGTCCCCGCGTGCCGACGACGAACCAACCGGCACAACCGTGGATCGACGTGGTTCCCGATCACCAGTCCGGGGGGTTGCCCCCCTTGTCGACCGGCCCTGCCGGCACACCCGGGTACATGTCTCCAGAACAGGCCGTCCAGGAATCGGACCACCTAACTTACGCCTCGGACGTGTTCAGTTTGGGGGCGATCCTTTTTGAAATTCTCACGGGCGAATCTCTCTACCCCAAGCATGCGAACGACGACGAAATCGTCTGGGCCGATTTGCAGGACGCGTTGAACCGGTTGGCGACCAATGCCGGACGCCTGGAATCGGGCTACTTGTCTCTCGTGTCTTTGGTGAAAGATTGTCTGAACCGCGATCCACTCCTTCGCCCGCAAACGGCACGTGACTTAGCCGCGCAAGTGACGGCGGTAATAGAAGGGGCGGCGGAACGAGCGCGCCGGGCGGAAGTCCAACGGCAGCGCTTGAAAGTTGTGGTCGCGTCCTTGGGAGCAATCGTGCTTGTAACGATGGTGTTGGGGGGATGTGCTGTATGGGCGGCTCGCGAAGCCGACAAACAAAGGCAGGTGGCGGATGAACGTTTGGTCGACACGCGTCGCTTGCTTGACCTCCACAGGACGTCCGGCGCGAACCTAGCGGCGTCCGAAGGCCGGTGGTGGGTCGCGAGAAACCGCCTCGACGAGGTGGACACGCGCAACCGTGGGTTCGTCTGGCAATTAGTCGACAAGCAGATGACAGGTCAATCGTTTCCCATGCCAGGTTGCACGGGAGATAGCATGACAATCGCAATGTCTGTCGACGGGCATCAGGTTGTCACGGTCAGCGCTGACCGCTCGATCCGGACCTGGGACGTCCGAAGTGGTCGGCTCGTACTCCATGTAAATATGGGCCCCGGACCGCCGGGCCCTGCGGTGGTATTTCCAAATGGGCGGCGAGTGGTCGCACCCGCAGCGGATGGTACCGTCGCGGTCTGGGACGCCGTCACAGGGCGAATGAGTGGCGTCATCGGGCAACCAAAATTTGAACCCGATTGGCTCGCCGTATCGGCGGACGGCACCAGGATCGCGGGCGTCGGCCGGGGAGAAGTCCGCGTGTGGAATACATCCGGGTTGGAACTGTTCCGGACGGGGGGTGAGGACGCACCGGACCGCTCGCCGCAATCGGTTGCGATTTCGTACGACGGGCGAACGATCGCCACGCGGTCGATTGAGAATGCCTGCGTGTGGGACGTCAGTTCAGGCCGCCGGTTGTTGGAGATCGCGGGCGCCGGGGGAGGGGCATCCGGAATGTACGATCTCTCGCTCTCTCCGGACGGGTCGACGCTTGCGACCGCCGACTGGTTATTTGGGTCGGCTCGCATATGGGACGCGAAAACCGGTCGCATGATTTCGCAGTTCCTGACCGGAGAAGTTACCACGGGTGTACATGGTGCCGTGATCTCGCCCGACGGTGCCACGGTTGCCCTTTACCATGTCGACGGTCGAATCTTTCTCGCTGACCTCCAGACCGGAGAGATTCTCGGCCGGTACCGATCCGACGGGCAAACTCGCAGCAACACGCCACTCGCGTTCTCTCCGGACGGCGGCCTTCTTTATGTCGCGGCGCCGACTGCGACAATGTTTACGATCGAGGTCCGTGAGTCCGTTGCTCTGGACGGATTCGCGAACGACGACTCCCACCATCCTGGTTCTCCCGCCAAGCACTTAACGCTTTCGGGCGACGGGCGACGGGCGGCGGCCGTTTGGGAGGACCGGGTGATCCGCGTGTGGGATACTCGCACGCGCAAGCGTCTCTACGAAATCGACCTGCAAGGTACCGTGGTCAACGACCTCGCATTAAGCCAAGACGGCTTCGATGTGACCTTCGTTACGGCGCCGGGGGGAGACGTCGAGGTGCGGAACATCCGCACGGGGGAAAGGCGACGTCTCCCCGTCGGTAACCCTGCACCGCGTTCGACACGATTGTTTGCTGGCGGAACCGTATATGCGGTCGTTGACGCTCAAGCCACCACGGTCATAAGCAACTCCGGCACCCCATTGTGCGTTGGTCCGGCGTGTTCCCCATCACAGTTGTTCGGGGCCGCCGGGTCGGCCGATGGGTCGACCGTTGTCGTCGGCGGCGACGGGATAGAAGTTTTTGATGCGCGCGTCGGTACTCACATCACATTCGACGGTTTCCAGGCCAGGGGTTGCATGTGTCTGTCTCCCGATGGGCGGCTGGGGCTGTTTAGGCGATCAGAGCGAACGACCGCTTCTACTGTCGTGTGCGAAACCCGAACCGGAAAATCGCTCGTCCGTATGACTGAATCCCTCGGGGCCACATATGATATGGAAGTAGCCGCATTTAGTCCCGATGCGTCCGCTGTCGTGGCCGTCGGACGCTGGAACGGCTTTTTACGCCTATTCGACATACAAACCGGGCAGGAAGCGGCACACTTTCGTTTTTCCTCAAAACGGCGCACAGAACTTAACATCGCCCTGTCGGTTTCGGATAATGGGATTGTTACAGCCTCGCCCGACGGAACTGTTCGGATACTTGACGCCGCCCCCTCACCGCCGAATCCACAGACGACCCAATGTCTGGGGGACATGGAACAATTGACGGCCCGAATGGAGGGACTTATTCGACCCGACGCCGAATGGCATGCTCGTAGTCGGGTCAAGTACCACAAAACCGGGTCCGTATATTCGGCCATCTTTCATGCCGCGTGGGAGCACCGTGCTCGCGGCCTCCAAGCAATGGACGTTTACAACATCGACGCGGCGTTCAGAGAATTCCTAGCGGCAGAACTTTTCCGGGGAAAAGCACAAACGATTTCTTGGTAG
- a CDS encoding RNA polymerase sigma factor, with protein sequence MTPIDEEEATVGQLLAAMRAGYQALGQLLRLHQNYLLKIARDIMNDNLKQRQGESDIVSDVFRQVIEHVNRQTSGLMKIGTKEEFRRWLSAVLSNTVAKERRHQGAQCRDNRVTTELPEEVTKHDSAASPSRVFDERQRIESLNEALGELSETERIIIRLKMHWKFSFRDIAFLMDGFHSSTNEQAIQRRFQTVYLQLKSDERLQHLD encoded by the coding sequence ATGACGCCTATTGATGAAGAGGAGGCGACTGTCGGGCAACTGCTGGCTGCCATGCGGGCCGGTTATCAAGCTCTGGGACAGTTACTGCGACTGCATCAAAATTATCTGCTGAAGATCGCGCGGGACATCATGAACGACAACCTGAAGCAGCGTCAGGGAGAATCGGACATCGTGTCCGATGTATTCCGCCAAGTGATCGAGCACGTAAATCGGCAGACGTCCGGATTGATGAAAATCGGAACAAAAGAGGAATTCAGGAGATGGCTAAGTGCCGTTCTTTCAAATACGGTAGCAAAAGAGCGTCGCCATCAAGGTGCCCAGTGCAGGGACAACCGCGTCACGACCGAACTGCCCGAGGAGGTGACGAAGCACGATTCGGCGGCTTCACCGAGTCGAGTCTTTGACGAACGGCAGCGAATCGAATCGCTCAATGAGGCGCTCGGTGAACTATCAGAGACAGAACGGATAATAATTAGACTAAAGATGCATTGGAAATTCTCATTCCGAGACATTGCTTTCCTTATGGATGGGTTTCATTCCAGCACGAACGAACAGGCGATCCAGAGACGGTTTCAGACGGTTTATCTTCAATTAAAAAGTGACGAACGCTTGCAACATCTGGACTAA
- a CDS encoding ParB/RepB/Spo0J family partition protein, which translates to MEKRTLQAVSVAGCRPDPGNPRKQFDEADLENLADSLKGRQIEPIQVTKDLIIIDGERRWRAAQLAGLETLLAVVTDRALTSEELTVVRLTTFLHKKDLNAIEKWQAFDELHRLHGGTYKQLSELLHVDASGVTRILAPSRVIAPVREAFIAGQLTASDVYEISQAETEAQQLDRLNALLTGTKRADLARHRGRQKSTTSAVKATRFLCPLPAGPKVVVTGPAMTLDNLIDILATTLEAARKAIKEGIDIKTLQSVMKDKAKSPRSSVG; encoded by the coding sequence ATGGAAAAGCGGACCCTCCAGGCGGTCTCTGTGGCCGGTTGCCGCCCCGACCCCGGAAACCCCCGAAAGCAGTTCGACGAAGCCGATCTTGAAAACCTCGCCGACTCCCTAAAAGGCCGCCAGATTGAGCCGATTCAGGTAACGAAAGACTTAATAATCATTGATGGTGAGCGTAGGTGGCGGGCCGCCCAGTTGGCTGGTTTGGAAACCCTCCTGGCGGTCGTCACCGACAGGGCGTTAACTTCAGAGGAATTAACGGTCGTTCGCCTGACGACCTTCCTGCACAAGAAAGATCTCAACGCCATCGAAAAATGGCAGGCATTCGACGAACTGCACCGGCTACACGGCGGAACATACAAGCAACTTTCCGAATTGCTTCATGTCGACGCGAGCGGCGTGACCCGTATCCTCGCGCCAAGCCGGGTGATCGCACCGGTCCGGGAAGCGTTTATCGCAGGCCAGCTCACCGCGTCGGACGTTTACGAAATCTCGCAGGCGGAAACCGAGGCCCAACAACTCGACCGGTTGAATGCCCTACTGACAGGAACAAAGCGGGCCGATCTCGCACGGCACCGCGGACGCCAGAAGTCCACGACATCGGCGGTGAAAGCGACTCGCTTTCTCTGCCCGCTGCCAGCGGGACCGAAGGTCGTCGTCACCGGGCCGGCCATGACGCTGGATAATCTGATCGATATTTTGGCGACGACCCTGGAAGCTGCTCGCAAAGCGATCAAAGAAGGGATTGATATTAAAACGCTGCAATCGGTGATGAAGGATAAGGCGAAATCCCCCCGCTCCTCCGTCGGCTGA
- a CDS encoding type IV secretory system conjugative DNA transfer family protein, translated as MRSAICVLLGVMAEGIALALYAHDRGGDRAFAGLFGLCGVGFLALALRRTNRQNRTTGAGLLDKVLLRWGADTFTLRDLLSGGVAVFGASGSGKTSSTGRALAKAILRHRKGGGLILAAKPEDRAMWEGWFRAAGRSRDLLILDGKTPLRLNFIDCARRLGWDARETAKMLMIMGESLNARDARREDSGFWEKQQFRMIYYACLIINLAYDKLSATDIHRFITASAKSAAELRTPEFAQGFHATTIQHAQARARTDRDKHDLSQAITYYLNELVNLSDRTRSSIETGVFGLLDTYCTGKVHDLIGTTTNITPDVMLDGKFILVDLPPSETGEFGLIVGGGLKYLTQRMVLKREVGEGDGFHVTWCDEAQLFITSFDHEYLAQSRSHYGCMVYLTQSLHSYYGALPGESGKSQTQAILSNFKVKVAHALGDSDSAAYFSSLVGKERQTFPGGSLGQSRGSYDEMFGASRFTGSFSEQVTDILQPNNLMSNMRTGGPDHCFLCDVFLFRSGVPFSTGRNFLRVAFSQKD; from the coding sequence ATGCGATCCGCGATATGCGTTCTCCTCGGCGTGATGGCCGAGGGGATCGCGCTGGCACTTTACGCCCACGACCGTGGAGGCGACCGCGCTTTCGCGGGTCTTTTCGGCCTTTGCGGAGTGGGCTTCCTGGCCCTCGCACTCCGACGGACCAATAGACAGAACCGCACTACCGGTGCCGGCCTCTTGGACAAAGTCCTCCTACGCTGGGGTGCGGACACGTTTACCCTGCGCGACTTATTATCAGGAGGTGTCGCGGTGTTCGGTGCCTCCGGCAGTGGCAAGACATCTTCTACCGGTCGGGCGCTGGCCAAGGCCATTCTCCGCCATCGAAAGGGCGGCGGTTTGATCTTGGCCGCCAAGCCCGAGGATCGGGCCATGTGGGAGGGTTGGTTTCGGGCCGCCGGCCGGTCGCGAGATCTGCTAATTCTGGACGGGAAAACACCCCTCCGGCTGAACTTCATCGATTGCGCGCGGCGACTGGGCTGGGACGCGCGTGAAACGGCCAAAATGCTCATGATTATGGGCGAGAGCCTGAACGCGCGGGACGCAAGACGCGAGGATTCCGGTTTCTGGGAAAAGCAGCAATTTCGCATGATCTATTATGCGTGCTTAATTATCAACCTGGCCTATGACAAGCTGTCGGCGACAGACATCCACCGATTTATTACCGCCTCCGCTAAATCCGCCGCCGAACTCCGCACGCCAGAATTTGCCCAGGGCTTCCATGCCACGACTATCCAGCATGCCCAGGCCCGCGCCCGCACTGACCGCGACAAGCACGACCTGTCTCAGGCAATCACGTATTACCTGAACGAGCTTGTGAATTTGTCCGATCGGACGAGGTCGAGCATTGAGACAGGCGTGTTTGGCCTGTTGGACACGTACTGCACCGGCAAGGTGCATGATCTCATCGGCACGACGACCAACATCACTCCGGATGTCATGTTGGACGGGAAATTCATCCTCGTCGACCTCCCGCCGTCGGAGACGGGCGAGTTCGGCCTCATCGTCGGGGGTGGGCTCAAATACCTGACTCAGCGGATGGTGCTGAAGCGCGAGGTCGGTGAAGGCGATGGCTTCCACGTAACGTGGTGCGACGAGGCACAGTTATTTATTACATCGTTTGATCACGAATACCTGGCGCAATCGAGATCGCATTACGGCTGCATGGTGTATCTCACCCAGAGCTTGCATTCCTATTACGGCGCCCTGCCGGGCGAGAGCGGGAAATCCCAGACCCAGGCGATTCTCTCGAATTTCAAGGTGAAAGTGGCTCACGCTCTCGGAGACTCTGATTCTGCGGCTTATTTCAGTTCTCTCGTAGGGAAAGAACGTCAGACCTTTCCCGGCGGCTCGCTGGGGCAATCCCGGGGCAGTTATGACGAGATGTTCGGGGCAAGCAGATTCACCGGGAGTTTCAGCGAGCAAGTTACCGACATATTACAACCGAACAATCTAATGAGCAATATGAGGACTGGTGGCCCGGATCACTGTTTCCTGTGTGATGTCTTTCTCTTCCGGTCGGGCGTCCCGTTCTCCACCGGTCGCAACTTCCTGCGGGTGGCATTCTCGCAGAAAGACTGA
- a CDS encoding ISAs1 family transposase, giving the protein MARQGVNIESIGSYFESLPDPRHTRNRKHLLSDIVVIAVGGLVCGSDGPTAIHRGATNRSEWLNEFLRVPNGIPSRDGLRRLLMALKPEAFQKCFRDGIAAAVRSDDGGRARLIAIDGKTCRGSHDPAEGLGPLHIVSAWAREEGIALGQVATEQKSNAITAIPLLLKPIDLTAAVITIDAMGCQKEIARDIVAGGGDFVIAVKDNQPKLREAIETYFRDHLERDLQDLTYRNDETVDRGHGRIEERSYDVTKIPSDFAFQKEWPWIKAIGYAVRIVQHADGRETDDVQYDILSRYLSGKRFGEASRGHWSIESMHWVLDVAFREDDSRTRERTLGNNLSWLRRFAITLLKRHTIKDSIKGKMLRCLMSTDFLEEILTFHGD; this is encoded by the coding sequence ATGGCCAGACAAGGGGTGAACATCGAGTCCATCGGTTCCTATTTCGAGTCTCTCCCGGACCCACGCCATACCCGTAACCGCAAGCATCTGCTGAGCGACATCGTGGTGATCGCCGTCGGCGGCCTCGTCTGCGGGTCGGACGGCCCAACGGCCATTCACCGCGGGGCGACCAACCGCTCGGAGTGGCTCAACGAATTCCTCCGCGTGCCCAACGGCATCCCGTCCCGCGACGGCCTCCGTCGGCTGCTAATGGCCCTCAAGCCCGAGGCGTTCCAGAAGTGCTTCCGGGATGGGATCGCCGCCGCGGTGCGAAGCGACGACGGTGGCCGTGCTCGGTTGATCGCCATCGACGGCAAGACCTGCCGAGGCTCCCACGATCCGGCGGAGGGCCTCGGCCCCCTACACATTGTCAGTGCATGGGCCCGTGAAGAAGGAATCGCCTTGGGCCAAGTGGCGACCGAGCAGAAATCCAACGCGATCACCGCGATCCCCCTACTCCTGAAGCCGATCGACCTGACCGCCGCGGTAATCACCATCGATGCCATGGGCTGCCAGAAGGAGATCGCACGGGACATCGTGGCCGGGGGCGGTGACTTCGTGATCGCGGTCAAGGATAACCAGCCGAAACTCCGGGAGGCGATCGAGACGTACTTCCGGGACCACCTGGAACGAGACCTGCAAGACCTCACGTATCGCAACGATGAGACCGTCGACCGGGGGCACGGTCGCATCGAGGAGCGGTCGTACGACGTCACCAAGATCCCATCGGATTTCGCCTTCCAGAAGGAGTGGCCGTGGATCAAAGCAATCGGCTACGCCGTGCGGATCGTCCAGCACGCCGATGGTCGGGAAACGGACGATGTCCAGTACGACATCCTCAGCCGGTATTTGAGCGGGAAGCGGTTCGGCGAGGCGTCCAGGGGTCACTGGTCGATCGAGTCGATGCATTGGGTACTCGACGTGGCCTTCCGCGAGGACGACAGCCGGACACGGGAGCGGACGCTGGGGAATAACTTGAGCTGGCTCCGACGCTTTGCCATCACCCTGCTGAAGCGTCACACCATCAAGGACAGCATCAAAGGCAAGATGCTCCGATGCCTGATGAGCACCGACTTCCTCGAAGAAATCCTGACTTTTCATGGTGATTAA
- a CDS encoding helix-turn-helix domain-containing protein: protein MSALMTKAEVANFLRCSPRTLDRWRSIWKAKKVDIGEVKLGRKAKFKRDRIEKLVETPKMWL, encoded by the coding sequence ATGTCTGCCCTGATGACGAAAGCCGAGGTCGCGAACTTCCTTCGGTGTTCGCCCCGGACTTTGGATCGCTGGCGATCCATTTGGAAGGCAAAGAAGGTCGACATCGGTGAAGTGAAGCTCGGCCGGAAAGCGAAATTCAAGCGGGACCGGATCGAAAAGCTGGTCGAAACGCCGAAGATGTGGCTGTAA